The segment TGGAACAAAGGTATCCCTTTCATTAGCTAAAATGTATGGAGGTTTGTCCTGCGCGATACCAACTCCGAAAGTGTGAGCTGTAGACTCTATACCCAAAACTTTCATGATCTTGATTTACCTGCCAAGAACTCTGTATATTCACATTTACCGCAGGCCCATCTCTCTTTTGGTTTCATGTGGTGTGCCATTACACTCCCACAACGGGGACATTTCTTGTTTTTTAACTTTATCTTGTTATCAGTTATCTCATAGTAGAGTCTACTGCTGGCTTTTTCCGATCCTTTAGCCATTTGAATCACCTTTCTGCACGTTAGCTTTTGTGCCCCTATTTATTAGATGTGAAGGCTCGAATTCCTCTAATGTTTCCTTACTCTCGTACACATGAACTCTAGCCTCACTTATTCCAGCACCGTATCCAGTGTTAATTTCTCTAACTACAACAAGCTCATCTCTTGCTCCCATGAAGTTAGATATAGCGTTTTTTAGATCGGCCCTTGAGGGGGTAGGGCTCCCTATGTGGTAAATCTTTAATCTAATCTCTCTTCTGCCAATTACCTTGTTATCTGCTATACTTTCAACTAGCGCTTCGGCCTTTTCAGATACCTTAATTTGTTGCGATTGAGACATCTCTCCTCACTCTTATTGGATGGTTTTAAGTGTTGTGGATTTTTACGTTAAGCTTGGCTATTATATCTTCCGCAACCCTTTTACCTGAGAGTATCATTGCACCAAATATAGGTCCCATTCTCGGTAACGCTTTGATCTCAGTAACCGCCATACCTGTAGCATACAATCCAGGAGCAACTTCTCCTGTTTGTTCCACTGTAAGTTGTTCAGCTATTTCACTGTAGGCCGACTTTTCTCCCGGAATAGCTATCCCTAATTCCGGTAATTTCCTTGAGGCTACTGAAATTACTTCAGCGTCGTGTCCTGTAGCGTCCACAACAGCTCTAGCCGATATAAAAAGCGGATCTACATGTAAAGCAGCCATCTGAGTTGCTGTCCATTCTACTGCTACGCCTGTTACACGTAGCGGATTCTCCCTAAAAATAACATCGTCCACAGTGACTCCGTGGATTATCTTCGCTCCAGCATCTATGGCTGCAGTAGCCAATTTTGCCATCAACTCAGCGCTATCTACAGCGTAAACCCCTTCCTCAAACTTATGAAGCCTAACTCCTATCCCCCTTAGGATCTCATCTGCAGGACTCTCAATGATTATCTTATGGAACAGCATAGCGCCTCCACCTATACCTCCTCCAAAACTAAGTCTTCTTTCAAACACAGTGGTTTTAAGACCAGACTTAGCAAGGTAGTAGGCTGCAGAGAGACCAGAAGGACCTGCGCCCACAATCACAACGTCATTTACTGAAAAGTCCATCCAATCTTCGAACGTTGCTCTGAGGATATACCTTGTTATTTTCGTCTCATCTACCTGTTTTACGTTCATAATATCATCAACATTTAACCGACTTATAAGCTAGATTATATATTAAAAAACGACAACAATGGATATTAAATTCCATGAGAATATAGCTCTATGCCTTTAGAGTTAAACGTGAATAGTAGAGCTTTAAGATGTGATGTATGTGGAGTGGTTATAAAGTCAAGACCAATAGTGGTTAAAACATGTTGTAATAACAAGCCGTGGACTTTTTGTAGTAATAGGTGTTACTCTTTATGGATGAAGGATTGGCTGAGAAAACAGGAACAGACCAGATCAAGGGGGAAGTTATAGTTGGTATAACAGGTGCTAGTGGGATCATATATGGTATCTCTATGGTAAACAGTCTTAACTCGCTAGGTTTTCGCCCAATCGTTATCATAAGCAAAGGCGCAGTGAAGGTAGCAAGGGAGGAACAGGGTATAGACTTAAACCAAACCGTAGCGGGAATAGCGAGATATGTATATAATGAGAAAGACATCGACGCTCCTCCTTCTAGCTCAAGCAGACTAGTAAAAACCCTCGGTATGGCGATAATTCCTTGTAGCATAAGAACTTTGGCTCAAATAGCTTCAGGGATATCCTCTAATTTGATTACTAGAACTGCAATAAATATGCTCAGATTAAGAAGAAAACTCGTCCTCGTGATTAGAGAGACTCCTCTAGGGACGATCGAGCTTGAAAACGCTCTCAAGGTTTCAAGAGCAGGAGGAATAATTCTACCAGCCTCTCCAGGTTTTTACACTAGGCCTAAAACTTTGGACGATTTGATTAACTTTATCGTAGGAAAAACTTTAGATGCCTTGGAAATAGATCATGATATCTATAAAAGATGGTCTAAATAAGATCTAAATCTCTTTTACCAAATTTTTTAGATATTATCTCCTTGACCTTTTCATCTTCATAAAATTCGTCATGTTTCAGGTCCTTTTCAACATCTTCGCTTCCATTGTCTCGGTTTATTGCAAAGGCACACTTATTACCTGGAAGCAAGGCTCTCTTCTCACAGTAAGCGTATTGGCACTCTCCAGTAATACAAGTGTCACCAACCCATCTGCAGAATCCCACCTTCTGCGGGTTTCCTTTAACGTACCTGGTTTGTATCATTAACGCTCTTTTGTTACATCTAAAGTATGGGCACAGGTAATTGCACTTGTTTCCTAATGGAAGAGGTTTAGGCTCACCGTCACTAATTCTATTCCTAGAATCTCTAGGCTGGTTTCTCCTTTGAAAAGAATCGTCTCTCAAAGTAGCTGAACCCCCAAATTCTTTGACTGCTTATTAAATTTCACATCTTCACCCATTTAAACATTATGTACTTTATCTCGTTAAGGCGAGGGTTAACAATGGCTAAGACAAGTTTCTTTCTTGTGCTGTGAGATACTCTTCCATAACTCATCAA is part of the Metallosphaera cuprina Ar-4 genome and harbors:
- a CDS encoding 30S ribosomal protein S27ae is translated as MAKGSEKASSRLYYEITDNKIKLKNKKCPRCGSVMAHHMKPKERWACGKCEYTEFLAGKSRS
- a CDS encoding UbiX family flavin prenyltransferase is translated as MDEGLAEKTGTDQIKGEVIVGITGASGIIYGISMVNSLNSLGFRPIVIISKGAVKVAREEQGIDLNQTVAGIARYVYNEKDIDAPPSSSSRLVKTLGMAIIPCSIRTLAQIASGISSNLITRTAINMLRLRRKLVLVIRETPLGTIELENALKVSRAGGIILPASPGFYTRPKTLDDLINFIVGKTLDALEIDHDIYKRWSK
- a CDS encoding 30S ribosomal protein S24e — encoded protein: MSQSQQIKVSEKAEALVESIADNKVIGRREIRLKIYHIGSPTPSRADLKNAISNFMGARDELVVVREINTGYGAGISEARVHVYESKETLEEFEPSHLINRGTKANVQKGDSNG
- a CDS encoding sulfide-dependent adenosine diphosphate thiazole synthase, whose product is MNVKQVDETKITRYILRATFEDWMDFSVNDVVIVGAGPSGLSAAYYLAKSGLKTTVFERRLSFGGGIGGGAMLFHKIIIESPADEILRGIGVRLHKFEEGVYAVDSAELMAKLATAAIDAGAKIIHGVTVDDVIFRENPLRVTGVAVEWTATQMAALHVDPLFISARAVVDATGHDAEVISVASRKLPELGIAIPGEKSAYSEIAEQLTVEQTGEVAPGLYATGMAVTEIKALPRMGPIFGAMILSGKRVAEDIIAKLNVKIHNT